The following proteins are encoded in a genomic region of Paenibacillus sp. FSL H3-0469:
- the mutY gene encoding A/G-specific adenine glycosylase, translating into MNTDEKHIEAQQEAKLFFSRFLLEWYHLQKRDLPWRRHRNPYYIWISEIMLQQTRVDTVIPYFNRFIEQFPTVEALADAPEEEVLKCWEGLGYYSRARNLQHAAKQVKELYGGQVPDDRDAVFGLKGVGPYTAGAILSIAFNRPEPAVDGNVMRVLSRYFLIEDDIAKGPTRVKMEKLAAELIPEGEAGSFNQALMELGALICTPKSPRCLPCPVMEHCAARLAGCEASLPVKTKAKPPRPEERLAALVEGRGEHAGRVLIRQRPASGLLARMWELPHWPAPPAEAGGARGALLPEAAALDRLRRSMSQAGIHARPEGHWMAAEHTFSHIVWTLQVYRCREEAALPLAAESRAVYGAAQAERGDSPLGADAEAAHAERADGALGVDAGAAHAERVAAALGIQLAEDAPLALFDSGDAAADAADSGAQRWISREDMKNYAFPNVFLKLLNSYFDEQET; encoded by the coding sequence ATGAACACAGATGAGAAGCACATAGAAGCGCAGCAGGAAGCCAAGTTATTCTTCAGCCGGTTCCTGCTGGAATGGTACCACCTCCAGAAGCGGGACCTGCCGTGGCGGCGCCACCGCAACCCGTATTACATCTGGATCTCAGAGATTATGCTGCAGCAGACCCGGGTAGATACGGTAATTCCTTATTTCAACCGTTTCATTGAGCAATTCCCGACTGTAGAGGCGCTCGCTGATGCACCGGAGGAAGAGGTGCTGAAGTGCTGGGAGGGACTTGGCTACTACTCACGTGCCCGGAATCTCCAGCATGCCGCGAAGCAGGTCAAGGAGCTGTACGGAGGTCAGGTACCGGATGACCGCGATGCCGTATTCGGCCTCAAGGGCGTAGGCCCGTATACCGCCGGTGCTATTCTGAGCATCGCGTTCAACCGGCCGGAGCCGGCGGTGGATGGCAATGTGATGCGTGTCTTATCCCGGTATTTTCTGATTGAGGATGACATTGCCAAAGGCCCGACCCGTGTGAAAATGGAAAAGCTCGCCGCCGAGCTCATCCCCGAAGGGGAGGCGGGCAGCTTCAATCAGGCGCTGATGGAGCTTGGCGCGCTCATCTGCACGCCGAAATCACCGCGCTGCCTTCCGTGCCCGGTGATGGAGCACTGCGCCGCGCGGCTGGCGGGCTGCGAGGCCTCGCTGCCCGTCAAGACCAAGGCGAAGCCGCCGCGTCCGGAGGAGCGGCTGGCTGCTCTGGTGGAGGGCCGCGGCGAGCACGCGGGCCGGGTACTGATCCGGCAGCGGCCGGCTAGCGGGCTTTTGGCCCGCATGTGGGAGCTGCCGCACTGGCCTGCGCCGCCTGCTGAGGCCGGCGGCGCGCGAGGTGCGCTGCTGCCGGAAGCGGCAGCGCTGGACCGGCTGCGCCGGTCCATGAGCCAGGCCGGGATTCACGCCCGGCCTGAGGGGCACTGGATGGCTGCGGAGCATACATTCAGCCATATTGTGTGGACCCTGCAGGTGTACCGCTGCAGGGAAGAGGCGGCGCTGCCGCTGGCAGCGGAGAGCCGCGCCGTGTACGGGGCGGCGCAAGCGGAGCGCGGCGACAGCCCGCTGGGCGCGGACGCTGAAGCGGCACATGCGGAGCGTGCGGATGGCGCGCTGGGGGTGGACGCTGGGGCGGCACATGCGGAGCGCGTGGCTGCGGCGCTGGGGATACAGCTTGCGGAAGACGCACCGCTGGCGCTGTTCGACAGCGGGGATGCCGCAGCCGATGCGGCAGACAGCGGAGCGCAGCGCTGGATCAGCCGCGAGGACATGAAGAATTACGCCTTTCCGAATGTGTTCCTCAAGCTGCTGAACAGCTATTTCGATGAGCAAGAGACGTAG